The proteins below are encoded in one region of Gammaproteobacteria bacterium:
- the tal gene encoding transaldolase has protein sequence MNKLDQLKSMTQVVADTGDLDAIAQYQPQDATTNPSLLLKAADLPRYQPLLDEAQRWGREQGGSPASRAAAACDYLIVSIGLEIQKIVPGRVSTEVDARLSFDRKATIARARRIIDLYESRGSNRNRVLIKIASTWEGIQAARTLEAEGINCNLTLLFNFAQAVACAESGVSLVSPFVGRILDWHLAATGKTAIPAAEDPGVQSVTKIYNYYKQHGYETAVMGASFRNTGEIEQLAGCDRLTISPQLMQALAEDISRLERKLEPGRTDDAVAKIKLDEKTFRWMMNEDAMATEKLAEGIRLFTRDQEQLESRLVA, from the coding sequence ATGAATAAACTCGATCAACTTAAATCCATGACACAGGTAGTGGCCGATACCGGTGACCTTGACGCGATCGCCCAGTACCAGCCACAGGACGCGACGACCAATCCCTCCTTGTTGCTTAAAGCAGCCGATTTGCCGCGTTATCAGCCACTACTGGATGAGGCGCAGCGCTGGGGTCGGGAGCAGGGTGGAAGTCCGGCGTCGCGCGCGGCCGCGGCCTGCGATTACTTGATCGTCAGCATCGGACTCGAGATCCAGAAAATCGTGCCCGGGCGGGTTTCGACCGAAGTGGACGCACGACTTTCATTTGACCGTAAGGCGACGATTGCGCGGGCGCGTCGCATCATTGACCTGTATGAAAGTCGCGGCAGTAATCGAAACCGGGTGCTGATAAAGATTGCATCGACCTGGGAAGGTATCCAGGCAGCGCGAACGCTCGAAGCCGAGGGAATTAACTGTAACCTGACGCTATTGTTCAATTTCGCCCAGGCGGTCGCCTGTGCCGAAAGCGGGGTATCCCTGGTGTCACCCTTTGTTGGCCGCATCCTCGACTGGCACCTGGCCGCAACTGGAAAAACTGCCATTCCAGCTGCCGAGGACCCCGGCGTGCAATCGGTTACCAAAATTTACAACTACTACAAGCAGCATGGCTATGAAACCGCTGTCATGGGAGCCAGTTTTCGCAATACCGGGGAAATCGAGCAGCTGGCTGGCTGTGATCGACTGACCATAAGTCCCCAGTTGATGCAGGCGCTTGCCGAAGATATCTCCCGGCTCGAGCGTAAACTGGAACCGGGCCGAACGGATGATGCGGTGGCTAAAATTAAACTCGATGAAAAGACCTTCCGCTGGATGATGAACGAGGATGCGATGGCGACCGAAAAACTGGCCGAGGGGATTCGTTTGTTCACGCGTGACCAGGAGCAGCTGGAATCGCGATTGGTAGCCTGA
- the mutL gene encoding DNA mismatch repair endonuclease MutL: MSKILTLPSHLINQIAAGEVVERPASVVKELVENSLDAGAGAVTVEVEAGGTRMIRVSDDGCGIGRDQLASALSRHATSKISSLEDLESIASLGFRGEALPSIASVSRLNLISRLQQEDSAWKLQAREDAEPMPDPFQQGTQVEVLELFYNVPARKKFLRTEQTEYRHIENLFKNLALSHPAVAFKLIHNQKVIYQLPSVQNLNDQRRRLASLCGKAFAESLIEIDISIDNLNLQGWVALPTFNRSQADMQYFFVNKRMVRDKLVNHAVRQAYQDVLFHGRHPAYVLSLSMDARELDVNVHPQKHEVRFRNSRLVHDFLFRSLHQALGEVQPEQQIDSPAFAFTDRTSAAEPPQSGLNLSQFHAGDRSGSVREQMRSYAVLLNPETRPVAEDSQSQVPPLGFAIAQLKGIYILAENSEGLIVVDMHAAHERIVYERMKQNAAQEDVIAQPLLVPMAFNVSKGEAELVEENTELFNHLGFNIERIGPEQVRVRAIPALLKNADSEQLLRDVLADLVEHGRSERIQDYQNEMLSTMACHASVRANRLLSVDEMNALLRDIEQTERSGQCNHGRPTWKQLSLEQLDKLFLRGQ; encoded by the coding sequence TTGTCAAAGATTCTGACCTTACCCTCCCATCTGATCAACCAGATTGCTGCTGGAGAGGTCGTTGAGAGGCCCGCTTCGGTGGTCAAGGAACTTGTTGAAAACAGCCTCGATGCAGGTGCCGGAGCGGTAACAGTCGAAGTCGAAGCCGGCGGGACCCGGATGATCCGGGTCAGTGACGACGGCTGTGGCATCGGGCGTGATCAGCTCGCCAGCGCACTCTCGCGCCATGCCACCAGCAAGATAAGCAGCCTCGAGGATCTAGAAAGCATCGCTTCGCTTGGATTTCGTGGCGAAGCACTACCCAGCATTGCGTCGGTGTCGCGGTTAAACCTGATATCGCGGCTGCAGCAAGAGGACAGTGCCTGGAAATTGCAGGCGCGTGAAGATGCAGAACCCATGCCTGATCCGTTCCAGCAAGGCACGCAGGTCGAAGTGCTTGAGCTTTTCTATAATGTTCCCGCGCGTAAGAAATTTTTACGTACCGAGCAAACTGAATACCGACACATCGAAAACCTGTTCAAAAACCTCGCGCTCAGCCATCCCGCGGTCGCATTCAAGTTGATTCATAACCAAAAGGTAATCTACCAGTTACCTTCGGTGCAAAACCTGAATGACCAGCGTCGACGGCTCGCGTCATTATGTGGAAAGGCTTTTGCCGAAAGCCTGATCGAAATTGATATCTCCATTGATAACCTGAACCTGCAGGGTTGGGTTGCATTACCGACCTTTAACCGCAGCCAGGCTGACATGCAGTACTTCTTCGTCAATAAGCGCATGGTAAGAGACAAGCTGGTTAATCACGCGGTGCGCCAGGCGTATCAGGACGTGTTATTTCATGGTCGACATCCCGCCTATGTTTTGTCATTGTCGATGGACGCGCGTGAGCTGGATGTCAACGTGCACCCGCAAAAGCACGAAGTGCGCTTCCGTAATTCGCGCCTGGTGCACGATTTCCTGTTTCGCAGCCTGCACCAGGCGCTCGGGGAGGTGCAGCCAGAACAGCAAATTGATTCACCGGCGTTTGCGTTTACCGATCGTACAAGTGCAGCAGAACCTCCCCAGTCGGGCCTGAACCTCAGCCAGTTTCACGCGGGCGACCGGTCGGGCAGTGTACGCGAGCAAATGCGATCTTACGCCGTGCTTTTAAATCCGGAGACGCGACCAGTCGCTGAAGATTCGCAGTCGCAGGTTCCACCGCTTGGATTCGCAATAGCGCAACTTAAAGGTATTTATATTCTGGCGGAAAACAGCGAGGGGTTGATTGTCGTGGATATGCACGCCGCCCATGAGCGCATTGTTTATGAGCGCATGAAACAGAATGCAGCGCAAGAGGATGTTATTGCGCAGCCGTTGCTGGTTCCGATGGCTTTCAATGTCAGCAAGGGAGAAGCCGAACTGGTTGAGGAAAATACGGAACTTTTCAATCATCTCGGATTTAACATCGAGCGTATTGGTCCGGAACAGGTGCGTGTGCGCGCAATTCCGGCTTTACTTAAAAACGCAGACAGTGAGCAGTTGCTGCGTGATGTACTGGCAGACCTGGTAGAACACGGTCGTTCAGAGCGTATCCAGGATTACCAGAACGAGATGTTGTCGACCATGGCCTGCCATGCTTCGGTGCGCGCCAATCGATTGCTTTCAGTCGATGAAATGAATGCCTTGCTCCGCGATATCGAACAAACCGAACGCAGCGGCCAGTGCAATCACGGCAGGCCTACCTGGAAGCAGCTAAGCCTGGAGCAGCTCGACAAGCTATTTCTGCGCGGTCAGTAA
- the miaA gene encoding tRNA (adenosine(37)-N6)-dimethylallyltransferase MiaA: MQGLKVILLMGATATGKTELALEISRRFPVEIISVDSALIYRGMDIGTAKPARELLDSVPHHLIDIIDPAEPYSVWDFVQQSRRLSQEISERGRIPLLAGGTMMYCHAFEHGLNRLPQANEPLRQRLVQEAEQIGWQAMHDRLGEIDPVSANRIKPTDTQRIQRALEVQELSGQPLSRLQQLEAVGFDGKIEKLILTANDRTRLHQRIEARFLDMLEQGFIEEVEQLKARPDLNLSLPSMRCVGYRQLWQYLDGELTRRQMIDKGVAATRQLAKRQITWLRKQPVEKAFDCLNYSKGAIFRGVEAAFSDFNWNIYTGRES; the protein is encoded by the coding sequence GTGCAAGGCCTCAAGGTTATCCTGCTGATGGGGGCAACGGCCACCGGTAAAACCGAGCTTGCGCTCGAAATCAGCAGGCGCTTTCCGGTAGAAATCATCAGCGTTGATTCTGCACTGATTTATCGGGGCATGGATATCGGAACCGCAAAACCAGCGCGCGAGCTACTCGACTCGGTACCGCATCACCTAATCGATATTATTGATCCTGCAGAACCCTATTCGGTCTGGGATTTCGTACAGCAAAGCAGGCGACTGTCGCAGGAAATCAGTGAGCGCGGCAGGATTCCGCTGCTGGCGGGCGGTACCATGATGTATTGCCACGCCTTCGAGCATGGTCTGAATCGGTTACCGCAAGCAAACGAACCACTGCGTCAACGTCTCGTGCAAGAAGCCGAGCAGATAGGTTGGCAGGCGATGCACGACAGGCTGGGCGAGATTGACCCGGTCAGCGCCAATCGAATCAAGCCGACCGATACGCAACGCATCCAGCGTGCTTTAGAGGTACAAGAGCTGTCAGGGCAGCCACTTTCCAGGCTGCAACAGCTCGAGGCGGTTGGTTTTGATGGCAAGATCGAAAAGTTAATCCTTACAGCAAATGACCGTACCAGGCTGCATCAGCGCATCGAAGCGAGGTTCCTGGACATGCTTGAACAGGGATTCATCGAAGAGGTGGAACAACTTAAGGCGCGTCCCGACCTGAACCTGTCACTCCCATCGATGCGCTGTGTTGGATATCGCCAGCTATGGCAATATCTCGATGGCGAGCTCACGCGACGCCAAATGATCGACAAAGGGGTCGCCGCGACGCGTCAACTGGCAAAACGGCAGATAACCTGGTTGCGTAAACAACCCGTGGAAAAGGCGTTCGATTGCTTGAATTACAGTAAAGGTGCTATATTTAGAGGAGTGGAAGCCGCTTTTTCCGACTTTAACTGGAACATTTACACAGGAAGGGAATCATAA
- the hfq gene encoding RNA chaperone Hfq yields MSKGQMLQEPYLNALRKEHVPVSIFLVNGIKLQGQIESFDQFVVLLKNNVSQMVYKHAISTIVPARNVHVEHPHHEDEAGNR; encoded by the coding sequence ATGTCAAAAGGGCAAATGCTACAAGAACCCTACCTGAACGCTTTGCGAAAAGAGCATGTCCCAGTTTCGATTTTTCTGGTGAACGGAATCAAGCTTCAGGGTCAAATCGAATCTTTCGACCAATTTGTAGTGCTGTTGAAGAATAACGTGAGCCAGATGGTGTACAAGCATGCAATATCGACAATCGTTCCCGCGCGAAATGTACACGTCGAACACCCTCATCATGAGGATGAGGCAGGTAACCGCTAG
- the hflX gene encoding GTPase HflX — protein MFEFERPRGGERALLVHINFPHQPDQDDLAEFVELVRSADVDDVELIIGSRANPSAKTFIGKGKLEEITTRVKALDIDVVLFNHALSPSQERNLEQTLQCRVLDRTGLILDIFAQRAQSFEGKLQVELAQLKHLSTRLVRGWTHLERQKGGIGLRGPGETQLETDRRLLGKRIKYLNHRLGKVARQRELGRQKRTRAKVPTIALVGYTNAGKSTLFNALTDASVYAADQLFATLDPTLRKLQLSPQREVILADTVGFVRHLPHDLVAAFRATLVETREADLILHVVDCSDDARQEKIEAVNRVLQEVGAAEVPQLFIYNKIDISGIDARIDLDNEEKAWRIWLSATTGAGFEELLEVLRKRFCEQAASYRLVLNASEGQIRAYLFEAGAIESENYENNGDIHLKLSITPALFNRLESRFDISSDRLEILADALAGAA, from the coding sequence TTGTTCGAATTTGAGCGACCGCGTGGTGGTGAACGAGCGCTTCTGGTTCATATTAACTTTCCGCATCAACCGGATCAGGATGACCTGGCTGAATTTGTCGAGCTGGTTCGTTCTGCCGATGTCGATGATGTAGAACTGATTATCGGTAGCCGCGCAAATCCTTCCGCAAAAACCTTTATCGGCAAGGGAAAACTGGAGGAGATCACTACCCGGGTCAAAGCCCTGGATATCGACGTCGTCTTGTTCAATCATGCGCTGTCGCCGTCACAGGAGAGGAATCTCGAGCAGACCCTGCAGTGCCGGGTTCTCGATCGTACCGGGCTGATTCTTGACATTTTTGCACAGCGAGCGCAGTCATTCGAAGGCAAACTTCAGGTTGAGCTGGCGCAGCTCAAACACCTGTCAACGCGCCTGGTGCGTGGCTGGACGCATCTCGAGCGTCAAAAGGGAGGCATCGGTTTGCGCGGACCCGGAGAGACCCAGCTCGAAACCGATCGTCGCCTGCTGGGTAAACGTATCAAGTATCTCAATCATCGGCTTGGCAAGGTCGCACGTCAACGTGAACTAGGCCGTCAGAAACGAACCAGGGCCAAGGTGCCGACGATTGCGCTGGTCGGATATACCAACGCCGGTAAATCGACTCTGTTCAATGCGCTCACCGACGCATCGGTTTATGCCGCGGACCAGCTTTTTGCGACGCTAGACCCTACCCTGAGAAAGCTGCAACTGTCGCCACAAAGAGAAGTGATACTCGCTGACACCGTGGGTTTTGTCCGGCACCTGCCACATGATCTCGTGGCAGCCTTTCGTGCAACTCTCGTCGAGACTCGCGAGGCCGACCTGATACTGCATGTCGTCGATTGCTCAGATGATGCTCGGCAGGAGAAAATCGAGGCAGTAAACAGGGTTTTGCAGGAAGTCGGTGCAGCAGAGGTTCCACAGCTGTTTATATACAACAAAATCGATATTTCCGGAATCGATGCGCGGATTGACCTCGACAACGAGGAAAAGGCCTGGCGCATCTGGCTTTCAGCGACCACCGGGGCAGGATTCGAAGAGTTGCTCGAGGTTTTGCGCAAACGATTCTGCGAACAGGCTGCTTCGTACCGGCTGGTTTTGAATGCCAGCGAGGGCCAGATCAGGGCATATCTATTCGAAGCCGGGGCTATTGAATCCGAGAATTACGAAAATAATGGCGATATTCACTTGAAACTGAGCATTACGCCCGCATTATTTAACAGGTTGGAGAGCCGATTCGACATTTCGTCAGATCGGCTCGAGATACTTGCAGATGCGCTTGCAGGAGCTGCATGA
- the hflK gene encoding FtsH protease activity modulator HflK, with translation MPWNEPGKDKDPWGQRSNDGPPDLDELFKNLRDKFGGLLGGGGKGRIPKVPTGSGNLPGVIGFVAVALLAVWALTGIYIVDEGWRGVETRFGERTVVTQAGPHWHIPYPIEDVEQINVADIRTARNKSKMLTSDENIVVMSIEIQYNVKDAQDFAFEVRDPDLTLQQTAETAIREVVGNNDMDLIITEGRAVVGSATKEIMQQILDNYRTGINVVTVNMDEAQPPEEVQDAFEDAIKAREDEQRIINEANAYRNDVVPKARGEGQGLLEQAEAYKTRVVKSAQGETSRFDQLLSEYQRAPEVTRERIYLDTIESVMFRSPKVMIDIPGGNNLIFLPLDQLMSGTAGANNRLQGLGGTAADTKSLIDEFKSNVNRNRSRETRE, from the coding sequence ATGCCCTGGAACGAACCGGGTAAAGACAAGGATCCCTGGGGGCAAAGAAGCAATGATGGCCCACCGGATCTGGATGAACTGTTTAAAAATCTGCGGGACAAGTTCGGCGGATTGCTTGGCGGTGGTGGCAAGGGCCGGATACCGAAAGTTCCGACGGGTTCCGGCAATCTTCCGGGCGTCATTGGATTCGTCGCCGTTGCGTTGCTGGCGGTATGGGCATTAACCGGTATCTATATCGTCGATGAAGGCTGGCGTGGGGTTGAAACCCGCTTCGGAGAACGGACCGTGGTAACACAGGCTGGACCTCACTGGCATATTCCTTACCCGATAGAGGATGTCGAACAGATCAACGTCGCCGATATCAGGACCGCACGCAACAAGTCCAAAATGCTGACCAGCGACGAGAATATCGTCGTCATGAGTATCGAAATTCAGTACAACGTCAAGGATGCGCAGGACTTCGCGTTCGAAGTGCGTGATCCTGACCTGACCCTGCAACAAACCGCGGAGACAGCGATTCGCGAGGTTGTGGGTAACAATGACATGGATCTGATCATCACTGAAGGGCGTGCAGTGGTCGGTAGTGCGACCAAGGAAATCATGCAACAGATCCTCGACAATTATCGCACAGGTATCAACGTGGTCACGGTCAACATGGACGAAGCCCAACCGCCCGAAGAGGTGCAGGATGCGTTCGAGGATGCGATCAAGGCGCGCGAAGACGAGCAGCGCATTATCAACGAGGCGAATGCTTACCGTAACGATGTCGTGCCGAAAGCGCGAGGTGAAGGGCAGGGCCTGCTCGAACAGGCCGAGGCGTACAAGACACGCGTGGTAAAATCTGCGCAGGGTGAAACCAGTCGTTTCGACCAGTTGTTGTCCGAGTACCAAAGAGCGCCGGAGGTGACCCGCGAACGCATCTACCTCGACACCATCGAATCGGTCATGTTTCGCTCGCCAAAGGTTATGATTGATATACCTGGCGGTAACAACCTCATTTTCCTGCCCCTCGACCAGCTGATGTCGGGTACGGCAGGTGCTAACAATAGACTGCAGGGATTGGGCGGGACGGCGGCCGATACCAAGTCCTTGATCGACGAGTTCAAGAGCAACGTCAACCGTAACCGCAGCCGGGAGACACGCGAATGA
- the hflC gene encoding protease modulator HflC: MNNIKFGFVLLLAVAVVIAMSTFIVHERELAIKFKLGEIVASDYEPGIYFQIPIINNVKKFDSRILTLDTPSERFLTAEKKNVIVNSFAKWKIVDPKVFYTATAGDERQAIARMASIINNELKGQIASKNMREVISGERATIMQVVTDNAGIKIQDLGIELIDVRVKKVELPDNVSTNVYRRMATERQTVAKEFRSRGEEKAKQIRANADRQREEILAEAYRKSEEIRGEGDATAAKTYADSYNQDKEFYSFYRSMKAYEVSFGNNQDMILLSPESDFFKFFKESESP, from the coding sequence ATGAATAATATAAAATTCGGTTTTGTACTGCTGCTGGCCGTGGCCGTGGTGATTGCGATGTCAACCTTCATCGTGCACGAACGCGAATTGGCGATAAAGTTCAAGTTGGGTGAGATCGTTGCGTCTGACTACGAGCCCGGGATTTATTTCCAGATTCCGATCATCAATAACGTGAAAAAGTTCGACAGTCGCATCTTGACCCTCGATACGCCATCGGAGCGCTTCCTGACGGCTGAAAAGAAGAACGTGATCGTCAATTCATTCGCCAAGTGGAAGATTGTCGATCCCAAGGTCTTTTACACTGCGACCGCCGGTGACGAGCGCCAGGCCATTGCGCGTATGGCATCGATTATCAACAACGAACTCAAGGGCCAGATTGCCTCCAAGAACATGCGCGAGGTTATCTCCGGCGAACGCGCCACGATCATGCAAGTGGTAACCGATAACGCCGGTATCAAGATTCAGGATTTGGGTATTGAACTTATCGATGTGCGCGTCAAGAAGGTTGAATTACCGGATAATGTCAGTACCAATGTGTATCGTCGTATGGCGACCGAAAGACAAACCGTGGCCAAGGAATTTCGTTCACGCGGCGAGGAAAAGGCCAAGCAGATTCGCGCCAATGCCGATCGTCAGCGCGAGGAAATTCTCGCCGAGGCTTACCGTAAATCAGAAGAGATACGGGGTGAAGGCGATGCCACTGCAGCCAAGACTTACGCGGATTCCTATAACCAGGACAAGGAATTCTATTCTTTCTATCGCAGCATGAAAGCATACGAAGTGAGTTTTGGTAACAATCAGGATATGATCCTGTTGAGCCCGGAGTCCGACTTCTTCAAGTTTTTCAAGGAATCCGAATCACCGTAA
- a CDS encoding DUF2065 domain-containing protein: MNWADFWAALAVVMVLEGLIPFVSPRGYKNMVQQMAAMPESMLRNVGLVLMLGGLLFLYLVRG, encoded by the coding sequence ATGAATTGGGCTGATTTTTGGGCTGCGCTCGCGGTGGTCATGGTTCTCGAGGGTTTGATACCGTTTGTGAGTCCACGGGGTTACAAGAACATGGTGCAACAAATGGCGGCCATGCCCGAATCAATGCTGAGAAATGTTGGCCTGGTATTGATGCTTGGCGGACTTTTGTTCCTGTATCTGGTACGAGGATAA
- a CDS encoding ATP phosphoribosyltransferase regulatory subunit yields the protein MTKKSSKRWLLPDGVQETLPPDALAVEMLRHDILQIFNRWGYDLVMPAMIEYRDSLLTGTAHSLDTRTFALVDQLSGKQMGVRSDMTPQVTRIDAHLLADDARHHRVSRLCYCGHLLHAVGDAMTSSRTPLQIGAEIFGSDSISADVEVVSLMVATLHAVGLHNISIDIGHVGIFRNLVKNTPLDWEQENRLFDMLQRKSIPDLKAYLQDLSLDDRLSEQLCQLALLNGDISVIDKARKIYHDVGDELTVVLDDIYKVVQSLQQKYPDTPINCDLAELRGYSYHTGLVFTAFLPGQGSEIARGGRYDDVGEVFGNARPATGFSADLLNLYQLCGARGEFEAGILVPDEDDAALAELIQQLRADGERVVVDLTRGKSSAADQQCDRQVVQSNGTWSIKEV from the coding sequence GTGACCAAAAAGTCCAGTAAACGCTGGTTACTGCCCGATGGCGTGCAGGAGACTCTGCCGCCGGATGCATTAGCGGTCGAGATGCTGCGCCACGACATCCTGCAGATTTTTAACCGCTGGGGTTATGACCTGGTCATGCCGGCGATGATTGAGTACCGGGATTCGCTGTTGACCGGGACGGCCCATTCACTGGATACCCGGACATTCGCGCTGGTGGATCAGCTCTCGGGCAAGCAAATGGGAGTGCGTTCCGACATGACACCGCAGGTAACGCGCATTGACGCGCACCTGTTAGCCGACGATGCCCGTCATCACCGGGTTTCCCGGTTGTGCTATTGCGGGCATTTGTTACATGCCGTCGGTGACGCCATGACCTCAAGCCGTACACCGTTACAGATTGGTGCCGAAATCTTCGGCAGCGACTCGATCAGCGCCGATGTCGAGGTCGTCAGCCTGATGGTCGCCACGTTGCACGCGGTTGGGCTGCATAATATTTCGATCGACATCGGCCATGTCGGCATTTTCCGCAACCTGGTCAAGAATACGCCACTTGATTGGGAGCAGGAAAACCGGTTGTTCGATATGCTGCAGCGCAAGTCTATTCCGGATTTAAAGGCATACCTGCAAGATCTGTCGTTAGATGATCGCTTGTCTGAGCAACTTTGCCAGCTGGCGTTACTGAACGGGGATATTTCGGTAATCGACAAGGCGCGCAAGATTTACCATGACGTCGGCGACGAGCTAACGGTCGTGCTCGACGATATATATAAAGTAGTGCAATCACTGCAGCAAAAGTATCCCGATACCCCTATAAATTGTGATCTGGCGGAACTGCGCGGTTATAGTTATCACACCGGGTTGGTGTTTACCGCATTTTTACCGGGGCAGGGATCCGAAATTGCACGCGGTGGTCGTTATGACGATGTTGGTGAGGTGTTTGGCAATGCCAGGCCGGCAACCGGATTCAGCGCTGATTTATTGAATCTTTACCAGCTTTGCGGCGCGCGTGGAGAGTTTGAGGCAGGTATTCTGGTGCCCGATGAAGACGACGCGGCGCTGGCTGAATTGATACAGCAATTGCGCGCCGACGGCGAACGGGTCGTGGTGGATTTGACGCGCGGTAAATCGAGCGCAGCAGATCAGCAATGCGATCGCCAGGTGGTACAGTCAAATGGCACCTGGAGCATTAAAGAGGTTTAA
- a CDS encoding adenylosuccinate synthase, with protein sequence MAKTVVVIGTQWGDEGKGKIVDLLTDQASAVVRFQGGHNAGHTLVIDGVKTVLHLIPSGVLREDIKCLIGNGVVLSPEALLKELTHLESSGVPARERLVISEACPLILPYHVALDQAREKARGNKAIGTTGRGIGPCYEDKAARRGIRLGEMLQEQHFAARLAEVLEYHNFSLEHYFKVAPLDYQQMLDEALEQAEQMRAMVGDVTSILHQLIDQGAAVMFEGAQGALLDIDHGTYPYVTSSTTTAGGAASGSGVGPRDLGYILGIVKAYTTRVGAGPFPTELDDASGEHMGEKGHEFGATTGRKRRCGWLDLVALKRSLQINSVTGICITKLDVLDGLETLKLAIAYRFQGEEVTIPPTGAENFAACEPVYIEMPGWQTSTVGLKSWDELPAAAIGYLQKIEELCQVPIDIVSTGPDRNETIILSNPFDS encoded by the coding sequence GTGGCAAAAACAGTGGTTGTAATCGGTACCCAGTGGGGAGACGAAGGCAAGGGCAAGATCGTTGACTTGTTGACCGACCAGGCCAGCGCCGTGGTGCGCTTCCAGGGTGGACACAACGCCGGACACACGCTGGTCATCGACGGTGTAAAAACCGTTCTGCACCTGATTCCGTCGGGGGTACTGCGGGAGGACATAAAATGCCTGATTGGCAACGGCGTTGTGTTGTCTCCAGAAGCGTTGTTGAAGGAACTGACACATCTCGAATCGAGTGGTGTTCCTGCCCGCGAACGCCTTGTTATCAGCGAGGCCTGCCCGTTGATATTGCCCTACCACGTAGCACTGGATCAGGCGCGTGAAAAGGCGCGCGGCAACAAAGCCATCGGTACCACCGGGCGCGGCATTGGTCCCTGTTACGAAGACAAGGCCGCGCGACGCGGTATCCGCCTCGGTGAAATGCTGCAAGAGCAGCACTTTGCGGCGCGGTTGGCAGAAGTACTTGAATATCACAATTTTTCCCTCGAACATTATTTCAAGGTTGCGCCGCTCGATTACCAGCAAATGCTTGACGAGGCGCTGGAGCAGGCCGAGCAAATGCGCGCTATGGTGGGTGACGTCACATCCATTTTGCACCAGTTAATCGATCAGGGTGCTGCTGTCATGTTCGAGGGTGCGCAGGGTGCATTGCTGGATATCGATCACGGTACCTATCCCTATGTAACCTCGTCTACGACTACGGCGGGGGGCGCTGCCTCGGGCTCCGGGGTTGGTCCGCGTGACCTGGGTTACATTCTGGGTATCGTCAAGGCTTACACGACGCGGGTCGGGGCCGGACCTTTTCCGACCGAGCTGGATGACGCTAGCGGCGAGCACATGGGTGAAAAAGGTCATGAATTTGGTGCTACCACGGGGCGCAAACGGCGCTGCGGCTGGCTCGACCTGGTCGCACTCAAGCGCTCGTTGCAGATCAATTCGGTGACCGGGATTTGTATCACCAAGCTCGATGTGCTGGATGGGCTGGAAACCCTGAAACTCGCCATTGCCTATCGTTTCCAGGGCGAAGAAGTCACGATTCCGCCCACCGGGGCCGAAAATTTTGCGGCCTGCGAGCCGGTATACATCGAAATGCCGGGCTGGCAGACATCGACCGTGGGATTGAAATCCTGGGACGAATTGCCGGCCGCCGCGATTGGTTATCTACAGAAGATCGAGGAACTATGCCAGGTACCCATCGATATCGTATCGACTGGGCCAGATCGAAACGAAACTATTATTCTAAGTAATCCATTTGACAGTTAA